The Zonotrichia albicollis isolate bZonAlb1 chromosome 6, bZonAlb1.hap1, whole genome shotgun sequence genome window below encodes:
- the LOC102074023 gene encoding retinol dehydrogenase 12 isoform X1 — protein MLNCWEAALGAAVSVPVFLFVAAPYIRRYVAGGRCKSTARLEGKVVIITGANTGIGKETARDLALRGARVIIACRDTAKAEAAASEIRAETGNQEVIAKKLDLADTKSIREFAERFLAEEKELHILINNAGVMLCPYSKTADGFEMQLGVNHLGHFLLTFLLLERLKQCAPARIVNVSSLAHHGGRIRFHDLQGEKSYNRGLAYCHSKLANVLFTRELARRLQGTKVTANALHPGSVYSDLVRHSSVMTWLWKIFSFFLKTPCEGAQTSIYCAVAEELESVTGQYFSDCQPAYVSPRGRDDETAKKLWSVSCELLGIQWD, from the exons ATGCTCAACTGCTGGGAAGCCGCGCTGGGCGCCGCCGTCTCCGTCCCCGTCTTTCTTTTCGTGGCAGCGCCCTACATCAG GCGCTATGTTGCTGGAGGACGGTGTAAGTCGACAGCAAGGCTTGAGGGGAAGGTGGTGATAATCACAGGAGCCAACACAGGCATCGGGAAGGAGACCGCCAGAGACCTCGCACTAAGAG GTGCAAGGGTAATTATTGCCTGCAGAGACACAGCAAAggcagaagctgcagccagtGAAATCCGAGCCGAGACAGGGAACCAGGAAGTCATTGCGAAAAAACTGGACTTGGCTGATACTAAGTCCATCCGGGAGTTTGCTGAGAGATTTCTAGCAG AGGAGAAGGAGCTCCATATTCTCATTAATAATGCTGGGGTAATGTTATGCCCTTACTCCAAGACTGCTGATGGCTTTGAGATGCAGCTGGGAGTCAATCATCTCG GTCATTTTCTCTTGACCTTCCTGTTGCTGGAGCGTCTGAAGCAGTGTGCCCCCGCCCGCATCGTGAACGTGTCCTCCCTGGCTCACCACGGCGGCCGCATCCGCTTCCACGACCTGCAGGGGGAGAAGAGCTACAATCGCGGCCTGGCCTACTGCCACAGCAAGCTGGCCAACGTGCTCTTCACCCGCGAGCTGGCCCGGCGCCTGCAAG GCACTAAAGTCACAGCAAACGCTCTCCATCCCGGGTCTGTGTACTCGGATCTGGTCCGGCACTCGTCTGTAATGACCTGGCTGTGGAAGATATTCTCCTTCTTCTTGAAGACACCTTGTGAAGGAGCTCAGACCAGTATCTACTGTGCAGTAGCTGAGGAGCTGGAGTCTGTGACAGGACAGTATTTCAG TGATTGCCAGCCAGCGTACGTATCTCCACGTGGTCGGGATGATGAGACGGCAAAGAAGCTCTGGAGCGTGAGCTGTGAGCTCCTTGGCATCCAGTGGGACTGA
- the LOC102074023 gene encoding retinol dehydrogenase 12 isoform X2 gives MGVVAPLDARTGRGRARESAGDWGARCRCPGRSSRFRRYVAGGRCKSTARLEGKVVIITGANTGIGKETARDLALRGARVIIACRDTAKAEAAASEIRAETGNQEVIAKKLDLADTKSIREFAERFLAEEKELHILINNAGVMLCPYSKTADGFEMQLGVNHLGHFLLTFLLLERLKQCAPARIVNVSSLAHHGGRIRFHDLQGEKSYNRGLAYCHSKLANVLFTRELARRLQGTKVTANALHPGSVYSDLVRHSSVMTWLWKIFSFFLKTPCEGAQTSIYCAVAEELESVTGQYFSDCQPAYVSPRGRDDETAKKLWSVSCELLGIQWD, from the exons ATGGGAGTCGTGGCCCCACTTGACGCGCGgacggggcggggccgcgctcgGGAAAGCGCGGGGGATTGGGGGGCGCGGTGCCGGTGTCCCGGTCGTAGCAGCCGCTTCAG GCGCTATGTTGCTGGAGGACGGTGTAAGTCGACAGCAAGGCTTGAGGGGAAGGTGGTGATAATCACAGGAGCCAACACAGGCATCGGGAAGGAGACCGCCAGAGACCTCGCACTAAGAG GTGCAAGGGTAATTATTGCCTGCAGAGACACAGCAAAggcagaagctgcagccagtGAAATCCGAGCCGAGACAGGGAACCAGGAAGTCATTGCGAAAAAACTGGACTTGGCTGATACTAAGTCCATCCGGGAGTTTGCTGAGAGATTTCTAGCAG AGGAGAAGGAGCTCCATATTCTCATTAATAATGCTGGGGTAATGTTATGCCCTTACTCCAAGACTGCTGATGGCTTTGAGATGCAGCTGGGAGTCAATCATCTCG GTCATTTTCTCTTGACCTTCCTGTTGCTGGAGCGTCTGAAGCAGTGTGCCCCCGCCCGCATCGTGAACGTGTCCTCCCTGGCTCACCACGGCGGCCGCATCCGCTTCCACGACCTGCAGGGGGAGAAGAGCTACAATCGCGGCCTGGCCTACTGCCACAGCAAGCTGGCCAACGTGCTCTTCACCCGCGAGCTGGCCCGGCGCCTGCAAG GCACTAAAGTCACAGCAAACGCTCTCCATCCCGGGTCTGTGTACTCGGATCTGGTCCGGCACTCGTCTGTAATGACCTGGCTGTGGAAGATATTCTCCTTCTTCTTGAAGACACCTTGTGAAGGAGCTCAGACCAGTATCTACTGTGCAGTAGCTGAGGAGCTGGAGTCTGTGACAGGACAGTATTTCAG TGATTGCCAGCCAGCGTACGTATCTCCACGTGGTCGGGATGATGAGACGGCAAAGAAGCTCTGGAGCGTGAGCTGTGAGCTCCTTGGCATCCAGTGGGACTGA